In a genomic window of Kiloniellales bacterium:
- a CDS encoding S8 family serine peptidase, with amino-acid sequence MAPGAMMLASLQNAVAADKGVAGAMTKMDPALVAVHEQQQVGTAARSLQVEEAPALSAASLSQVVDDKVLIDAVATGQGTDLLADLEALGLERGSAFGRVVSGWLPVGALEQAAELGTLQTARPAVALPRVGSVTSEGDPAMLSDFARLAFRVKGRRITVGSLSDSYDCLEGAAGDIATGDLPPARRITILDDSACPGSDEGRAMMQLIRDVAPRASQAFHTAFGGQADFANGIVELANQAGSEVIVDDVIYFAEPMFQDGIIAQAVDQVKAQGVAYFSSAGNGGRNSWDSEDNGFVDSGVTGAFGGARHDFDPGPEVDDLQSFILAPGVTIFAFQWDQPAVSVSGAPGSASDVDILVYDAAGNFTFIGGFASNIGGDPIEVFGIVNNTIDDLEVNIALELFDGPAPGFMKYVVFDPRSENINDPPTSFPAEYQTNSSTNYGHSNAAGAAGVGASFWRQTPRFGVFPPRINAFSSAGGTPILFDLEGLPVEELRAQPRFTGPDGGITTFFGTRDEFGNIDPDGTNFFGTSASAPHVAAVAALMLEADRSLSPDEVFEILEDTAIDMDDPATPGFDFGFDFGTGNGFVNALAAVLKARGKNDDDDDDDDVALIGR; translated from the coding sequence ATGGCACCGGGCGCAATGATGCTCGCTTCGCTGCAGAATGCCGTGGCGGCGGACAAAGGCGTAGCCGGCGCGATGACCAAGATGGACCCCGCGCTTGTCGCCGTGCACGAACAGCAGCAGGTAGGTACCGCCGCGCGTAGCTTGCAGGTTGAAGAGGCACCGGCCCTTTCCGCCGCATCGCTGTCACAGGTCGTCGACGACAAGGTCTTGATCGACGCCGTCGCGACGGGCCAAGGCACCGACCTGCTGGCCGATCTCGAAGCCCTGGGACTCGAGCGAGGCTCCGCCTTTGGCCGCGTGGTCTCCGGCTGGCTGCCGGTCGGCGCGCTCGAGCAGGCCGCCGAACTCGGCACTCTGCAAACCGCCCGGCCGGCGGTGGCGCTGCCTCGCGTCGGCTCGGTGACCAGCGAAGGCGATCCGGCGATGCTCTCGGACTTCGCCCGCCTGGCCTTCAGGGTCAAGGGCCGCCGGATCACCGTCGGCTCGCTGTCGGACAGCTACGACTGCCTGGAGGGTGCGGCCGGCGACATCGCGACCGGCGACCTGCCGCCGGCGCGCCGGATCACGATCCTCGACGACAGTGCCTGCCCCGGCTCCGACGAGGGCCGGGCCATGATGCAGCTGATCCGCGACGTCGCGCCGCGGGCCAGCCAGGCCTTCCACACCGCCTTCGGCGGCCAGGCCGACTTCGCCAACGGCATCGTTGAGCTGGCCAACCAGGCGGGCTCGGAGGTGATCGTCGACGACGTCATCTACTTCGCCGAGCCGATGTTCCAGGACGGCATCATCGCCCAGGCGGTCGACCAGGTGAAAGCCCAGGGCGTCGCCTACTTCTCCTCGGCCGGCAACGGCGGGCGCAACTCCTGGGACAGTGAAGACAACGGCTTCGTCGATTCCGGGGTTACCGGTGCCTTCGGCGGCGCTCGCCACGACTTCGATCCGGGCCCGGAAGTGGACGACCTGCAAAGCTTCATTCTTGCGCCCGGCGTGACGATCTTCGCGTTCCAATGGGACCAGCCCGCCGTTTCGGTCAGTGGTGCCCCCGGCTCGGCCAGCGACGTCGACATCCTGGTCTACGACGCCGCCGGGAACTTCACCTTCATCGGCGGCTTCGCCTCCAACATCGGCGGTGATCCCATCGAGGTCTTCGGCATCGTCAACAACACCATCGACGACCTGGAGGTCAATATCGCCCTCGAGCTCTTCGACGGTCCGGCGCCGGGCTTCATGAAGTACGTCGTCTTCGATCCGCGTTCGGAGAACATCAACGACCCGCCGACCTCCTTCCCCGCCGAGTACCAGACCAACAGCAGCACCAACTACGGCCATTCCAACGCCGCCGGCGCGGCCGGCGTGGGTGCCTCCTTCTGGCGCCAGACGCCGCGCTTCGGGGTCTTCCCGCCGCGGATCAACGCCTTCTCCTCGGCCGGCGGCACGCCGATCCTTTTCGACCTCGAGGGTCTGCCGGTCGAAGAGCTGCGCGCCCAGCCCAGGTTCACCGGGCCGGACGGCGGCATCACGACCTTCTTCGGCACCCGCGACGAGTTCGGCAACATCGATCCGGACGGGACCAACTTCTTCGGCACCTCCGCCTCGGCACCGCACGTCGCGGCCGTCGCGGCCCTGATGCTGGAGGCCGATCGCTCGCTCAGCCCCGATGAGGTCTTCGAGATCCTCGAGGACACGGCGATCGACATGGACGATCCGGCGACCCCCGGCTTCGATTTCGGCTTCGACTTCGGAACCGGCAACGGCTTCGTCAACGCCCTCGCCGCCGTGCTCAAGGCACGCGGCAAAAACGATGACGACGACGATGACGACGACGTGGCGTTGATCGGACGCTGA
- a CDS encoding DUF1501 domain-containing protein, producing the protein MISRRSALQALAGGLAAGALAGPRLALASLPGERRLVVVILRGGLDGLAAVPPFGDPAYAGSRGSLALAAPGGEAGALDLDGFFGLHPALAPLHDLYRQGELLPIHAAAPPYAKRSHFDAQDVLENGTARPGGARDGWLNRAIRALDGEGAELRALALGESVPLVLRGSARVASWSPSVLPLPEEALLTQIQDLWQRDPLLGPALSEALRMQDGEAGDMAARGRGALRGLYGPRGFLVFAEKAGRMLAADEGPRLAVLEMGGWDTHANQGRDDGRLARHLEALGQGLAKLKAELGPAWDQTAVLAMSEFGRTVAHNGSGGTDHGVGGAAFLLGGAIAGGRVLADWPGLDRSRLLDGRDLAPTLDLRAVCKATLHDHLGLDRRRLDAEVFPDSAHLPVLDGLTKA; encoded by the coding sequence ATGATCAGCCGACGCAGCGCCCTGCAGGCCCTGGCCGGCGGCCTCGCCGCCGGCGCCCTCGCCGGCCCGCGCCTCGCCCTGGCCAGCCTGCCCGGCGAGCGGCGCCTGGTAGTGGTGATCCTCCGGGGCGGCCTGGACGGCCTGGCCGCGGTCCCGCCCTTCGGCGACCCGGCCTATGCCGGAAGCCGCGGCAGCCTCGCCCTGGCGGCGCCGGGCGGCGAGGCCGGCGCCCTGGACCTGGACGGCTTCTTCGGCCTGCACCCGGCGCTGGCGCCCTTGCACGATCTCTACCGCCAGGGCGAGCTGCTGCCCATCCACGCGGCCGCGCCGCCCTATGCCAAACGCTCCCACTTCGACGCCCAGGACGTCCTCGAGAACGGCACCGCCCGGCCCGGCGGCGCCCGGGACGGCTGGCTCAACCGCGCGATCCGGGCCCTGGACGGCGAAGGCGCGGAACTTCGGGCCCTGGCGCTGGGCGAGTCCGTGCCGCTGGTGCTGCGCGGCAGCGCCCGGGTCGCCTCCTGGTCGCCCAGCGTCCTGCCGCTTCCGGAAGAGGCGCTGCTGACCCAGATCCAGGATCTCTGGCAGCGCGATCCGCTGCTGGGGCCGGCCCTCTCCGAGGCCCTGCGCATGCAGGACGGCGAGGCCGGCGACATGGCGGCCCGCGGCAGGGGCGCCCTGCGCGGTCTCTACGGCCCGCGCGGCTTCCTGGTCTTCGCGGAAAAGGCCGGTCGAATGTTGGCGGCGGACGAGGGACCGCGCCTCGCCGTGCTCGAGATGGGCGGCTGGGACACCCACGCCAACCAGGGCCGCGACGACGGCCGCCTGGCCCGGCACCTCGAAGCCCTGGGCCAGGGCCTGGCCAAGCTGAAGGCCGAGCTCGGCCCGGCCTGGGACCAGACCGCGGTCCTGGCCATGAGCGAGTTCGGCCGGACCGTCGCGCACAACGGCAGCGGCGGCACCGACCACGGTGTCGGCGGCGCGGCCTTCCTCCTGGGCGGGGCGATCGCCGGCGGGCGGGTGCTGGCCGACTGGCCGGGACTCGACAGAAGCCGGCTGCTCGACGGCCGCGACTTGGCGCCAACGCTCGACCTGCGGGCGGTCTGCAAGGCGACGCTGCACGACCATCTCGGCCTCGACCGCCGACGCCTCGACGCCGAGGTCTTCCCGGACAGCGCGCATCTGCCGGTCCTCGACGGCTTGACCAAAGCCTGA
- a CDS encoding DUF1800 domain-containing protein has product MTGLREAFIAANRFGLGARPGQLPTLASDPRGWLESQLDAEPALPEPLRGLPPAREAVAAFLEARREGRDLAKVIRRQAREAYMREAGLRTLAALRSEAPFHERLVAFWSNHFTVSVKRPVLFGVAGGFEREAIRPHVTGRFADMLLAASRHPAMLLYLDNAQSLGPNSRAGRWRGKGLNENLAREILELHTLGVDGGYAQDDVRALAKILTGWSLARPGKDADPGGFKFHRLAHEPGDKTLLGRRYREAGISEGEAALADLARHPATAQHIALKLGRHFIADTPPAAAVDRLARVFRDSDGDLRQVSLALVRLAEPWQEPLAKLKTPQDLVVSTLRATDFRGDAMRLVPPLRLLGQAPWSAPSPAGWPDTAELWAAPDALLKRIEFATAVAQRIGDRLDPRALAKAVIAPVAAPETGTMIARAPSRSDGLTLLLASAEFQRR; this is encoded by the coding sequence ATGACAGGGCTGCGCGAAGCCTTCATCGCGGCGAACCGCTTCGGCCTCGGGGCCAGGCCGGGGCAGCTTCCAACCCTGGCCTCGGATCCTCGAGGCTGGCTGGAGTCCCAGCTCGACGCGGAGCCGGCCTTGCCCGAGCCGCTGCGCGGCCTGCCGCCGGCGCGGGAGGCCGTGGCCGCCTTCCTTGAAGCCCGCCGCGAGGGGCGCGACCTCGCCAAGGTGATCCGCCGCCAGGCGCGCGAGGCCTACATGCGGGAGGCCGGGCTGCGAACCCTGGCGGCGCTTCGCAGCGAGGCCCCCTTCCACGAGCGCCTCGTCGCCTTCTGGAGCAATCATTTCACCGTCTCGGTCAAGCGCCCGGTGCTCTTCGGCGTCGCCGGCGGCTTCGAGCGCGAGGCGATCCGCCCGCACGTCACTGGGCGCTTCGCCGACATGCTCCTGGCCGCGAGCCGCCATCCGGCGATGCTGCTCTACCTCGACAATGCCCAATCGCTCGGCCCGAACTCGCGCGCCGGCCGCTGGCGCGGCAAGGGCCTCAACGAAAACCTGGCCCGGGAGATCCTCGAGCTCCACACCCTGGGGGTCGACGGCGGCTACGCGCAGGACGACGTCCGCGCGCTGGCCAAGATCCTGACCGGCTGGAGCCTGGCACGCCCGGGCAAGGACGCCGATCCCGGCGGCTTCAAGTTCCACCGGCTGGCCCACGAGCCGGGCGACAAGACGCTGCTCGGGCGGCGCTACCGGGAGGCCGGCATCTCGGAGGGCGAGGCCGCCCTCGCCGATCTGGCCCGCCATCCGGCGACGGCGCAGCACATCGCCCTCAAGCTGGGCCGGCACTTCATCGCCGACACGCCGCCGGCCGCGGCCGTCGACCGCCTGGCCCGGGTCTTCCGGGACAGCGACGGGGACCTGCGCCAGGTCTCCCTCGCCCTGGTTCGGCTGGCGGAGCCCTGGCAGGAGCCCCTCGCCAAGCTGAAGACGCCGCAGGACCTGGTGGTCTCGACCCTTCGGGCGACGGATTTCCGCGGCGATGCCATGCGTCTGGTCCCGCCCCTGCGGCTGCTCGGCCAGGCGCCCTGGTCCGCGCCCTCGCCGGCCGGCTGGCCGGACACCGCCGAGCTCTGGGCCGCCCCCGACGCCCTGCTCAAGCGGATCGAGTTCGCGACCGCGGTCGCCCAGCGCATCGGCGACCGGCTCGACCCCCGGGCCCTGGCGAAGGCGGTCATCGCACCGGTCGCGGCGCCGGAGACCGGGACCATGATCGCGCGCGCGCCCTCGCGCAGCGACGGGTTGACCCTGCTGCTGGCCAGCGCCGAGTTCCAGAGGAGGTAG
- a CDS encoding Crp/Fnr family transcriptional regulator: MSDTHSLKNIAIFRGLGDEALAKIAGQCEWRRFMAGQEIISHHDGSLDAYFLVEGKARIIIYSFSGKPVIFRDARPGEVFGEFAAIDQLPRSATVEATTDCLTAAIKPQPFLDVLLSNPEVAGNTMRWLVAQARALTGRVLEFSTLAVRNRLHAELLRLAKENIREDGSAVISPLPTHADLASRISTHREAVTREMRRLTVSGLIEKKGESTIICDIQEFGKLVEEVLGESLLDMGNSF; the protein is encoded by the coding sequence ATGTCGGATACGCACAGCCTCAAGAACATCGCCATCTTTCGCGGCCTGGGCGACGAGGCGCTCGCCAAGATCGCCGGCCAGTGCGAATGGCGGCGCTTCATGGCCGGCCAGGAGATCATCAGCCATCACGACGGGTCCCTGGACGCCTATTTTCTGGTCGAGGGCAAGGCGCGGATCATCATCTACTCCTTCTCCGGCAAGCCGGTGATCTTTCGCGACGCCCGGCCCGGCGAGGTCTTCGGCGAGTTCGCGGCCATCGACCAACTGCCGCGCTCGGCCACGGTCGAGGCGACGACCGACTGCCTGACAGCGGCGATCAAGCCGCAGCCCTTCCTGGACGTCCTGCTGAGCAATCCCGAAGTCGCCGGCAACACCATGCGCTGGCTGGTCGCCCAGGCCCGCGCCCTGACCGGCAGGGTGCTGGAGTTCAGCACCCTGGCGGTCCGGAACCGGCTGCATGCCGAGCTCCTGCGCCTGGCAAAGGAGAACATCCGCGAGGACGGATCGGCGGTGATCTCGCCGCTGCCGACGCACGCCGACCTCGCCAGCCGAATCTCGACCCACCGGGAGGCGGTGACCCGCGAGATGCGCCGCCTCACCGTGTCCGGCCTGATCGAGAAGAAAGGCGAGAGCACGATCATCTGCGACATCCAGGAGTTCGGCAAGCTGGTCGAGGAAGTCCTGGGGGAATCGCTCCTGGACATGGGCAACAGCTTCTGA
- a CDS encoding amidohydrolase family protein, with the protein MDLVIKDATVFDGSGSERQEGCDVAVADGRIAGLGPDLSVPSDAEVVDAGGLALMPGIVDSHTHYDAQITWDPCLTPSPALGVTTAVIGNCGFTIAPCREADRDLVMRNLTQVEGMSLEALERGIAWDFESFPEYLDAIERRGVAANVAAFIGHSALRSYVMGPAAVERAADEDEVAAMAAIVREAMAVGALGFATSTAPQHNGWGGRPMPSRLADDRELEALVGAMAASGRGLFMLTKGDRSDVPYLERLAAKAGRPVMIAALLHNPTNPEGIFRELGQIAEARARGRELWGQVSCCPLTMDFTLASAYPLEGFAAWAPAMEVSGAALKQVLADPGFRAAVKAELEAPAGVRLFNGEWHKIELTEAALPENRHLEHRKVSELAEAADRHPLDWMLDFAISEDLASLFTAVLLNSDEEAVGRAIRDPNASVALSDAGAHLTFFCDAGFGLHLLGHWSRGLGVLTMEAAVHELTAKPAEIFRLPGRGRIAAGYAADLMLFDPQRIGRGPKRRVHDLPAGAARLTTDAVGLHGLWVNGTRVVDRDGRLLREARPGRLLRDFDA; encoded by the coding sequence ATGGACCTGGTGATCAAGGACGCGACGGTTTTCGACGGCAGCGGTTCGGAGCGGCAGGAGGGCTGCGACGTCGCGGTGGCCGACGGCCGGATCGCCGGGCTCGGTCCAGACCTCTCGGTCCCATCGGACGCCGAGGTCGTCGACGCCGGCGGCCTTGCGCTCATGCCGGGGATCGTCGACAGCCACACCCACTACGACGCTCAGATCACCTGGGACCCCTGCCTGACGCCCTCCCCGGCGCTGGGCGTGACCACCGCCGTGATCGGCAACTGCGGTTTCACCATCGCGCCCTGCCGCGAGGCCGACCGCGACCTGGTGATGCGCAACCTGACCCAGGTCGAGGGCATGTCGCTGGAGGCGCTCGAGCGGGGGATCGCCTGGGACTTCGAGAGCTTTCCCGAGTACCTCGACGCCATCGAGCGGCGCGGCGTCGCCGCCAACGTCGCCGCCTTCATCGGCCACAGCGCGCTGCGCAGCTACGTCATGGGGCCGGCGGCGGTCGAGCGGGCGGCCGACGAGGACGAAGTCGCGGCCATGGCCGCCATCGTCCGCGAGGCCATGGCGGTCGGCGCGCTCGGCTTCGCGACCTCGACCGCGCCGCAGCACAACGGCTGGGGCGGCCGGCCCATGCCCTCGCGCCTGGCCGACGACCGGGAGCTGGAGGCCCTGGTCGGCGCCATGGCGGCCTCCGGGCGCGGCCTCTTCATGCTGACCAAGGGCGACCGCAGCGACGTGCCCTACCTGGAGCGCCTGGCCGCAAAGGCGGGACGCCCGGTGATGATCGCCGCCCTGCTGCACAACCCGACCAACCCCGAGGGCATCTTCCGGGAGCTGGGCCAGATCGCCGAGGCCCGGGCCCGGGGCCGGGAGCTCTGGGGTCAGGTCAGCTGCTGCCCCCTGACCATGGACTTCACCCTCGCCTCGGCCTACCCCCTGGAGGGCTTTGCCGCCTGGGCGCCGGCGATGGAGGTCTCGGGTGCGGCACTCAAGCAGGTGCTGGCCGATCCTGGCTTCCGCGCGGCGGTCAAGGCGGAGCTGGAGGCGCCGGCCGGGGTCCGCCTTTTCAACGGCGAGTGGCACAAGATCGAGCTGACCGAGGCGGCCCTGCCCGAGAACCGGCACCTCGAGCACCGCAAGGTCTCGGAGCTCGCCGAAGCGGCCGACCGGCACCCGCTCGACTGGATGCTGGACTTCGCGATCTCTGAGGACCTGGCCAGCCTCTTCACCGCGGTCCTGCTGAACTCCGACGAGGAGGCCGTCGGCCGGGCGATCCGGGACCCCAACGCCTCGGTCGCGCTGTCGGACGCCGGCGCGCACTTGACCTTCTTCTGCGACGCCGGCTTCGGCCTGCACCTGCTGGGGCACTGGTCGCGGGGCCTGGGCGTGCTGACCATGGAGGCTGCGGTCCACGAGCTGACCGCCAAGCCGGCGGAGATCTTCCGCCTGCCCGGGCGCGGTCGGATCGCGGCCGGCTACGCGGCCGACCTGATGCTCTTCGACCCGCAGCGGATCGGCCGCGGGCCCAAGCGCCGGGTCCACGACCTGCCGGCCGGCGCGGCGCGCCTGACCACCGACGCCGTCGGCCTGCACGGCCTCTGGGTCAACGGCACGCGGGTGGTCGACCGCGACGGCCGCCTGCTGCGCGAGGCCCGCCCGGGCCGGCTGCTGCGCGACTTCGACGCCTGA
- a CDS encoding TAXI family TRAP transporter solute-binding subunit: protein MSRRFPLFLLGLLALLWSGAAQAQSVDLRKQMELVNAGTVGIISGGVTGTYVRFASDLSNALDDGYEHRVLAVLGKGSVRNIEDLLMLRGIDIAIVQSDVLDFYRDSMLFPNVEKKIAYITKLYNEEVHLLARKEIAQAADLQGRKVNFGTQGSGTFMTASIIFDELGIAVDATTFSEPIALDKLRGGEIAALVFVGGKPVTLLREIAGEDDLALLPIPAERIKGAYLPTSLTAESYPNLIAAGEEVPTVAVGAVMAAYSWPESHPRSAKVRRFVQRFFEKFDTFQTSPFHPKWKEVDLRSEVPGWKRFDAASTWLAKNP from the coding sequence ATGAGCCGTCGTTTTCCGCTTTTCCTTCTGGGCCTGCTGGCGCTGCTCTGGAGCGGCGCGGCCCAGGCGCAGAGCGTCGACCTGCGCAAGCAGATGGAGCTGGTGAACGCCGGCACCGTCGGGATCATCTCCGGCGGCGTCACCGGCACCTACGTGCGCTTCGCCTCGGACCTCTCGAACGCCCTCGACGACGGCTACGAGCACCGGGTCCTGGCGGTGCTCGGCAAGGGCTCGGTCCGCAACATCGAAGACCTCCTGATGCTGCGCGGCATCGACATCGCGATCGTCCAGTCCGACGTGCTGGACTTCTACCGGGACTCGATGCTCTTCCCGAACGTCGAGAAGAAGATCGCCTACATCACCAAGCTCTACAACGAGGAGGTCCACCTGCTGGCGCGCAAGGAGATCGCCCAGGCCGCCGACCTCCAGGGCCGCAAGGTCAACTTCGGGACCCAGGGCAGCGGCACCTTCATGACCGCCAGCATCATCTTCGACGAGCTGGGGATCGCGGTCGACGCGACGACCTTCTCGGAGCCGATCGCCCTCGACAAGCTCCGCGGCGGGGAGATCGCCGCCCTGGTCTTCGTCGGCGGCAAGCCGGTCACCCTGCTGCGCGAGATCGCCGGGGAGGACGACCTGGCGCTGCTGCCGATCCCGGCCGAGCGGATCAAGGGCGCCTACCTGCCCACCAGCCTGACCGCGGAGAGCTATCCCAACCTCATCGCCGCCGGCGAGGAGGTGCCCACGGTGGCCGTGGGCGCCGTCATGGCCGCCTACAGCTGGCCGGAGAGCCATCCGCGCAGCGCCAAGGTGCGGCGCTTCGTCCAGCGCTTCTTCGAGAAGTTCGACACCTTCCAGACCAGCCCCTTCCATCCGAAGTGGAAGGAGGTCGACCTGCGCTCCGAGGTCCCGGGCTGGAAGCGCTTCGACGCCGCCAGCACCTGGCTGGCCAAGAACCCCTGA
- a CDS encoding Calx-beta domain-containing protein, with protein sequence MDETHGDRGRRRTAARRPAPGGAGERAARRALALPLLAAAWLCGAQAALGASFTLEDGRRIEGEIVYARGSSLMIRETSGALVQVGRSAVQRVELKAGKAGKVAGDLLGWDQGVYEIDTAEAVLMVKGRKVLEERRVIPKITVASAEESEAAAEMVFELALSRPVKAEVLLIYATADGTAMAGSDYEAARGSVILAPGATSAVVTITLLDDQLAEGDESFELLVTSDMDLSEVKVQRAAAKILDDEPPQEAQQ encoded by the coding sequence ATGGATGAGACTCACGGAGATCGGGGCCGCAGGCGGACTGCGGCGAGGCGGCCGGCACCGGGGGGCGCGGGCGAGCGGGCGGCGCGCCGGGCTCTGGCCCTGCCGCTGCTCGCCGCCGCCTGGCTCTGCGGCGCCCAGGCGGCGCTGGGCGCCAGCTTCACCCTGGAGGACGGCCGGCGGATCGAGGGCGAGATCGTCTACGCCCGCGGCAGCTCGCTGATGATCCGCGAGACCAGCGGGGCCCTGGTCCAGGTCGGCCGCAGCGCGGTCCAACGGGTCGAGCTCAAGGCCGGCAAGGCGGGCAAGGTCGCCGGCGACCTCCTGGGCTGGGACCAGGGCGTCTACGAGATCGACACCGCGGAGGCCGTCCTCATGGTCAAGGGCCGCAAGGTCCTCGAGGAGCGCCGCGTCATCCCGAAGATCACCGTGGCCTCGGCCGAGGAGAGCGAAGCCGCCGCCGAGATGGTCTTCGAGCTCGCCCTGTCGCGGCCGGTCAAGGCGGAGGTGCTGCTGATTTACGCCACGGCGGACGGCACGGCGATGGCCGGCAGCGACTACGAGGCGGCGCGCGGCAGCGTGATCCTCGCCCCCGGCGCGACCAGCGCCGTGGTCACCATCACCCTGCTCGACGACCAGCTGGCGGAGGGCGACGAGAGCTTCGAGCTCCTGGTCACCAGCGACATGGACCTCTCCGAGGTCAAGGTCCAGCGCGCGGCGGCCAAGATCCTCGACGACGAACCGCCCCAGGAAGCGCAGCAGTAG
- a CDS encoding Ppx/GppA family phosphatase, translating into MAPLEGPEAKQTAGGPEGAAAGPRGPYAAVDLGTNNCRLLVAKPSAKGFRVVEAYSRICRLGEGLEASGRLSEAAMARTLEALDACAERMRRRRVARARAVATAACRAADNCDGFVARVRARTGLELEIISSEEEARLALTGCAPLLSRARRRALVFDIGGGSTEVTWIALDPSPGGPAAGGAALDGLEILASVSLPLGVVGFAERFGGHRIKTETYRAMVAEVRAAFAPFEAAHGLGAAVAAGEVQMLGTSGTVTTLAGVHRGLKRYDRRRIDGCRLTLEEVRGTVRRIRAMGYEERVGHPCIGEHRADLVVAGCAILEALCTLWPVDGLRVADRGLREGILYHLMNGAAVAGWAGRQGPGRQE; encoded by the coding sequence TTGGCGCCGCTCGAAGGACCCGAAGCGAAGCAGACGGCAGGAGGCCCAGAAGGCGCGGCGGCGGGGCCGCGCGGGCCCTATGCCGCGGTCGACCTGGGCACCAACAACTGCCGCCTGCTGGTCGCCAAGCCCTCGGCCAAGGGCTTCCGAGTGGTCGAGGCCTACTCGCGGATCTGCCGCCTGGGCGAGGGCCTGGAGGCCAGCGGCCGACTCTCGGAGGCGGCCATGGCCCGGACCCTCGAAGCCCTGGACGCCTGCGCCGAGCGCATGCGGCGCCGCCGGGTGGCCCGGGCCCGGGCGGTGGCGACCGCGGCCTGCCGGGCCGCCGACAACTGCGATGGCTTCGTCGCGCGGGTCCGGGCCCGCACCGGCCTCGAGCTCGAGATCATCTCCAGCGAGGAGGAGGCCCGGCTGGCGCTGACCGGCTGCGCGCCTCTGCTGAGCCGGGCGCGGCGCCGGGCCCTCGTCTTCGACATCGGCGGCGGCAGCACCGAGGTGACCTGGATCGCCCTCGATCCCTCGCCGGGCGGTCCGGCCGCCGGCGGCGCGGCGCTAGACGGGCTCGAGATCCTGGCCTCGGTCTCCTTGCCCCTCGGCGTGGTCGGCTTCGCCGAGCGCTTCGGCGGCCACCGGATCAAGACCGAGACCTATCGCGCCATGGTCGCCGAGGTCCGCGCCGCCTTCGCGCCCTTCGAGGCGGCCCACGGCCTGGGCGCGGCGGTGGCGGCCGGCGAGGTCCAGATGCTCGGCACCTCCGGCACCGTGACCACCCTGGCCGGAGTCCACCGCGGCCTCAAGCGCTACGACCGCCGGCGGATCGACGGCTGCCGCCTGACCTTGGAGGAGGTCCGGGGGACGGTCCGCCGGATCCGTGCCATGGGCTACGAGGAGCGGGTCGGTCACCCCTGCATCGGCGAGCACCGGGCCGACCTCGTGGTGGCCGGCTGCGCGATCCTGGAGGCGCTCTGCACGCTCTGGCCGGTCGACGGGCTCAGGGTCGCCGACCGGGGCCTGCGCGAGGGCATCCTCTACCACCTGATGAACGGCGCCGCCGTGGCGGGCTGGGCCGGTCGCCAAGGACCAGGGCGCCAGGAATGA
- a CDS encoding RlmE family RNA methyltransferase, whose amino-acid sequence MSKGAKRPPGGGGHGSGRGTGGLRGRNVKQKLRTARGRKLSSTRWLRRQLSDPYVAEAGRLGYRSRAAFKLIQMDERYGLLRPGARVVDLGAAPGGWTQVAVERVGERGRVVGLDVSEMEPVAGAEILRGDFLEEDCLERLTVLLGGAPGEGVADAVLSDMAAPATGHRPTDHLRIVALAEAALDFAEAVLAPGGCFVAKVLQGGSEPELLKRLRLSFRRVHHVKPLASRADSAELYVVATGFRGRPEAEAAGPEG is encoded by the coding sequence ATGAGCAAGGGCGCGAAGCGCCCCCCCGGGGGCGGGGGCCATGGGTCCGGCCGAGGCACGGGCGGCCTGCGGGGCCGCAACGTCAAGCAGAAGCTGCGCACGGCCCGGGGGCGCAAGCTCTCCTCGACCCGCTGGCTGCGGCGCCAGCTCAGCGATCCCTACGTCGCCGAGGCCGGGCGCCTGGGCTACCGCTCGCGGGCGGCCTTCAAGCTGATCCAGATGGACGAGCGCTACGGCCTGCTGAGGCCGGGGGCGCGGGTCGTCGACCTGGGGGCGGCGCCGGGCGGCTGGACCCAGGTGGCGGTCGAACGGGTCGGCGAGCGCGGCCGGGTGGTCGGGCTCGACGTCTCGGAGATGGAGCCGGTCGCCGGGGCCGAGATCCTGCGCGGCGACTTCCTGGAGGAGGACTGCCTGGAGCGGCTGACCGTACTGCTGGGTGGCGCGCCCGGGGAGGGCGTCGCAGACGCGGTGCTCTCCGACATGGCGGCGCCGGCGACCGGGCACCGGCCGACCGACCACCTGCGGATCGTCGCCCTGGCCGAGGCGGCCCTGGACTTCGCCGAGGCGGTGCTGGCCCCGGGCGGCTGCTTCGTCGCCAAGGTGTTGCAGGGCGGCAGCGAGCCCGAGCTGCTGAAGCGCCTCCGGCTGTCCTTCCGAAGGGTCCACCACGTCAAGCCGCTGGCGAGCCGCGCCGACTCGGCCGAGCTCTACGTCGTCGCCACTGGCTTCCGGGGCCGCCCGGAGGCGGAGGCCGCGGGGCCGGAGGGCTGA